A genome region from Nocardia sp. NBC_01730 includes the following:
- a CDS encoding NADPH-dependent 2,4-dienoyl-CoA reductase: MSSAFPRLLSPLRVGRVMLRNRVVMGSMHTGLEDRDWHIDRLAAFFAERARGGVGLIVTGGCSPNREGWVWPFARGMITEADAERHRVITAAVHEAGAKIALQILHGGRDSRVPNNVAPSAVMSLLTVFEPRALSEKDIESTIADHVRCAELAKSAGYDGIELMGGEGFLINQFLAPRTNTRSDNWGGSAANRRRFPVEIVTRTRAAVGDDFFIMFRMSMAEFVENGQTFEEIIALAKELESAGVDIINTGIGWHESRVPTIATSVPRAAFVGYTARLKAHVTIPVCASNRINMPEVAEEILARGDADLISVARPLLADPEWVNKAAESRVDEINTCIACNQACLDHTFTRQTVSCLVNPRACHETLLQLLPTRRAKRVAVVGAGPAGLSAAIGLAERGHHVELFEADDRIGGQFDLARRIPGKEEFNESIRYFHRKLELTGVAVHLNIRVTAEQLAAGDWDEVVLATGVRPDTPDILGIDHPMVLSYPELIRKERPVGKRVAVIGAGGIGFDVSEFLTAAGHSPLKLEEWQDEWGITHDAHTPGQLTRPKRSPALRDVSLLQRKSGAFGTTLGTSTGWIHRAALEAKGVEQIGRVNYERIDDSGLHISFGKSREGRRVIDVDNVIVCAGQESVRDLKDPLETRGTRVHLIGGADEAAGIDAKRAIDQGTRLAAAI, translated from the coding sequence ATGAGTTCAGCTTTTCCGCGCTTGCTGTCGCCGCTCCGGGTGGGGCGCGTCATGCTGCGCAATCGCGTGGTGATGGGTTCGATGCACACCGGCCTCGAGGACCGAGATTGGCACATCGACCGACTGGCCGCTTTCTTCGCCGAACGAGCCCGCGGCGGCGTCGGCCTGATCGTCACCGGCGGATGCTCGCCCAATCGCGAAGGCTGGGTGTGGCCGTTCGCCCGCGGGATGATCACCGAGGCCGACGCCGAGCGACACCGCGTGATCACTGCGGCGGTACACGAGGCGGGCGCCAAGATCGCATTGCAGATCCTGCACGGGGGCCGTGATTCGCGTGTTCCGAACAATGTGGCGCCCTCGGCCGTGATGTCGCTGCTCACCGTTTTCGAGCCTCGGGCATTGTCCGAAAAGGATATCGAATCGACGATCGCCGACCATGTGCGCTGCGCGGAGTTGGCGAAATCAGCCGGATACGACGGAATCGAGCTGATGGGCGGCGAGGGCTTCCTGATCAATCAGTTCCTCGCGCCACGCACCAACACCCGATCCGATAATTGGGGTGGTTCGGCGGCCAATCGACGACGGTTTCCCGTCGAGATCGTCACCCGGACACGGGCCGCAGTGGGCGACGACTTCTTTATCATGTTCCGGATGTCCATGGCCGAATTCGTCGAAAACGGACAGACCTTCGAAGAGATCATCGCGCTGGCGAAGGAATTGGAATCAGCCGGGGTGGATATCATCAACACCGGCATCGGCTGGCACGAGTCGCGAGTGCCGACCATCGCCACCTCGGTGCCGCGCGCGGCGTTCGTCGGTTACACCGCCAGACTCAAAGCGCACGTGACCATCCCGGTGTGTGCGTCGAATCGGATCAACATGCCCGAGGTCGCCGAGGAGATCCTGGCGCGGGGCGATGCGGACCTCATCTCTGTGGCCCGTCCGCTGCTGGCCGACCCGGAATGGGTGAACAAGGCCGCCGAATCCCGGGTCGACGAGATCAACACCTGCATCGCATGCAACCAGGCCTGCCTCGACCACACTTTCACCAGGCAAACCGTGTCCTGCCTGGTGAATCCACGCGCCTGCCACGAAACGCTGCTGCAGCTGCTGCCCACCCGCCGCGCCAAACGTGTCGCCGTCGTCGGCGCCGGCCCCGCGGGACTGTCTGCCGCGATCGGGCTGGCCGAGCGCGGTCACCACGTCGAGCTCTTCGAAGCCGACGACAGGATCGGCGGCCAGTTCGACCTGGCTCGCCGCATTCCCGGCAAAGAGGAGTTCAACGAGTCGATCCGGTACTTCCATCGAAAGCTCGAACTCACCGGTGTCGCAGTGCATTTGAATATCCGGGTCACCGCCGAACAGCTTGCCGCGGGCGACTGGGACGAGGTTGTGCTGGCGACCGGTGTTCGCCCCGACACACCCGACATCCTGGGAATCGATCACCCGATGGTGCTGTCCTACCCGGAACTGATCCGGAAGGAGCGGCCCGTCGGCAAGCGCGTCGCAGTCATCGGCGCGGGCGGGATCGGTTTCGATGTCAGCGAATTCCTCACGGCCGCCGGTCACAGCCCGCTGAAACTCGAGGAGTGGCAGGACGAGTGGGGCATCACCCACGACGCCCACACTCCTGGACAATTGACAAGGCCCAAACGCTCCCCAGCCCTCCGGGATGTGTCACTGCTGCAACGGAAGTCGGGCGCATTCGGAACGACCCTCGGCACCTCGACCGGATGGATCCATCGCGCCGCTCTCGAAGCGAAGGGAGTCGAGCAGATCGGCCGGGTCAACTATGAGCGGATCGACGATAGCGGGCTGCACATCAGCTTCGGCAAGAGCCGGGAAGGGCGGCGCGTTATCGACGTCGACAACGTGATCGTATGCGCCGGCCAAGAATCCGTCCGAGACCTGAAAGATCCGCTCGAAACCCGCGGCACGCGTGTACATCTCATAGGCGGCGCCGACGAGGCCGCCGGAATCGACGCCAAACGCGCCATCGACCAAGGCACCCGCCTCGCCGCCGCGATCTGA
- a CDS encoding YybH family protein encodes MTVDEVTTDNKQRPRAALDKTDQDAAAEIAKVFERLEAALVAKDATAFDSVFTDDVVFINPAGVIFQNWDDLHAYHLAGLRDSPDAEARYEILAIRFLAGGHVIVNVEQALQTPEFSVTNRGTWVFTERNGSWWVCSVHNTNIAGSAG; translated from the coding sequence ATGACGGTCGATGAGGTAACTACAGACAACAAGCAGCGGCCCAGAGCCGCACTCGACAAGACGGATCAGGACGCGGCCGCCGAGATCGCGAAGGTGTTCGAGCGGCTGGAGGCCGCCCTCGTGGCAAAGGACGCCACCGCCTTCGACAGCGTCTTCACCGACGATGTCGTCTTCATCAACCCGGCGGGCGTCATCTTCCAGAACTGGGACGACCTGCACGCCTATCATTTGGCTGGCTTGCGGGACAGTCCGGATGCCGAGGCGCGCTACGAAATTCTTGCTATACGGTTCCTCGCCGGTGGGCATGTGATCGTCAACGTCGAGCAGGCGCTGCAGACGCCGGAGTTCTCGGTAACCAACCGCGGCACATGGGTCTTCACCGAAAGGAATGGCAGCTGGTGGGTCTGCTCCGTTCACAACACCAACATCGCGGGTAGCGCGGGATGA
- a CDS encoding alpha/beta hydrolase yields MVAPAVVILGALAMVPGVALAEPPTSGTNTGSSDGYQAPAESADLPARPVIDRIEPITDRWLRVYVKSPAMNRVVQVQVLLPADRSRPRSTLYMLDGRGAPENASSWIEHGHAVEFFADKNVNVVLTTGGPANLYTDWQRHDPVLGTNKWETFLTRELPPLIDAQFEGTRRNGIQGVSMGAEAAMMLTFRTPGLYSVVAAHSGCYTVASGTGQAQARAIVKTYGGNPDNMFGTLTDPDWRAHDVMTHAEALRGTRIYLSSGSGIPGEHDVPGQVELPDAITVGGPLETGAYECARALGNRLAQLQIPATVNLRPTGTHSWPYWADELSRSWPTIAEALDNNH; encoded by the coding sequence ATGGTTGCGCCTGCAGTGGTGATACTGGGGGCCCTGGCAATGGTGCCCGGGGTGGCCCTCGCGGAGCCGCCGACGTCCGGCACGAATACCGGGTCGTCTGATGGTTACCAAGCCCCCGCAGAGAGCGCCGACCTTCCGGCGCGGCCGGTCATCGACCGTATCGAGCCGATCACCGACCGTTGGCTGCGGGTATACGTGAAATCGCCGGCGATGAACCGTGTCGTGCAGGTACAGGTACTCCTGCCTGCCGACCGTAGCCGGCCGCGATCCACCCTGTACATGCTCGACGGCCGCGGTGCTCCCGAGAACGCCAGTAGCTGGATCGAGCACGGTCATGCCGTGGAATTCTTTGCCGACAAGAACGTCAACGTCGTGCTCACCACCGGCGGTCCGGCCAATCTCTACACCGACTGGCAGCGCCACGATCCTGTGCTGGGCACCAACAAATGGGAGACGTTCCTCACCCGCGAACTGCCGCCGCTGATCGACGCACAGTTCGAAGGCACCAGGCGTAACGGGATCCAGGGGGTCTCGATGGGCGCCGAAGCAGCGATGATGCTCACATTCCGAACACCGGGCCTGTACTCCGTCGTCGCGGCCCACAGCGGTTGCTACACCGTCGCCTCCGGCACCGGTCAAGCTCAAGCCCGCGCGATCGTCAAAACCTACGGCGGCAACCCGGACAATATGTTCGGCACACTCACCGACCCCGACTGGCGCGCCCACGACGTCATGACGCACGCGGAAGCCTTGCGCGGTACCAGAATCTACCTGTCCAGCGGTAGCGGAATCCCTGGAGAACACGACGTGCCCGGCCAAGTCGAGCTTCCCGACGCCATCACCGTTGGAGGCCCTCTCGAAACCGGAGCCTACGAATGCGCTCGCGCACTCGGGAACCGACTGGCACAGTTACAGATTCCGGCGACGGTGAATCTGCGGCCCACCGGCACACACTCCTGGCCGTACTGGGCAGACGAACTGTCCCGGTCGTGGCCGACCATCGCCGAAGCACTCGACAACAACCACTGA
- a CDS encoding alpha/beta fold hydrolase, translating into MTNNSTSSARLAPPVGGFQEIDGRRIFVHRSGSGGPAVVFLPGAGAVGLDYFVVQQHVSQFTTAVVYDRGGTGYSDPLPLPRSAAAVATELRELLRAQNIPAPYILAPHSLGGFYAHRFAQLYPRDVAGLVWLDGLHRDWDDFMPPAMHLATAEQMAPDLDQFEQQRSAMREMRADLLADYPEHVRRPLIDAKASDESIQVGIAERSTLTELATELRAGPGLPDVPVVALSVLGTDPAQQAEMLQKMHDGRRRMDAALVSAVSHGEQRILSDTVHHRLCFDRPDAVIQAIRDVVDRAARP; encoded by the coding sequence ATGACCAACAACAGCACTTCCTCGGCTCGGCTCGCTCCGCCGGTCGGCGGATTCCAGGAGATCGACGGCCGCCGCATTTTCGTGCATCGGTCGGGCAGCGGCGGACCGGCCGTCGTGTTCCTGCCGGGTGCCGGCGCGGTCGGTCTGGACTATTTCGTTGTCCAGCAACACGTTTCGCAGTTCACCACCGCCGTAGTCTACGATCGCGGCGGCACGGGCTACAGCGATCCCCTCCCGCTGCCGCGCTCCGCCGCCGCGGTCGCCACGGAACTGCGCGAGCTGCTGCGCGCCCAGAACATCCCCGCCCCCTACATTCTCGCGCCACACTCCCTCGGCGGCTTCTACGCGCATCGGTTCGCTCAGCTGTACCCGCGGGACGTGGCCGGACTGGTCTGGTTGGACGGCCTGCACCGCGACTGGGACGACTTCATGCCGCCCGCGATGCATCTGGCCACGGCCGAGCAGATGGCACCTGATCTGGACCAGTTCGAACAGCAACGCTCGGCCATGCGCGAGATGCGCGCCGACTTGCTCGCGGACTACCCGGAGCACGTCCGGCGGCCGCTGATCGATGCCAAGGCGAGTGACGAATCTATCCAGGTCGGCATCGCCGAGCGCAGCACGTTGACCGAACTGGCCACCGAACTGCGGGCCGGGCCGGGCCTTCCTGATGTCCCGGTGGTCGCTCTCAGCGTGCTGGGCACCGACCCCGCCCAGCAGGCGGAGATGCTGCAGAAGATGCATGACGGCAGGAGGCGAATGGACGCGGCCCTGGTGAGCGCGGTCTCGCACGGGGAACAACGCATCCTCTCCGACACCGTGCACCACCGGCTCTGCTTCGACCGACCCGATGCCGTGATCCAGGCGATCCGCGACGTCGTCGACCGGGCGGCTCGCCCCTAG
- a CDS encoding MerR family transcriptional regulator — protein MLTISQLAATAGVTVRTVRHYHHVGLLPEPERDASGYRRYSAQAAVDLIRIRTLADAGVPLARIDALLHAQPTEFAAAITDIDAELQRKIDQLTEYRRRIAELASGERLVLPAEVVAILDRMRSLGVSELRVRLERDSWILMQALDPPAVPQRIRDKNAAFDDPETTRLYLACDQSVDWDPDDPRLDRLIDDLDAWEIEHERDSSQPGILKLVISRISEASPAWHRILDALAHRAKRRRTAGHDS, from the coding sequence GTGCTCACGATCAGTCAGCTCGCGGCGACCGCCGGCGTGACCGTGCGCACCGTTCGCCACTACCACCACGTCGGCCTGTTGCCCGAGCCCGAGCGTGATGCCTCCGGCTACCGCCGCTACAGCGCGCAAGCGGCGGTGGATCTCATCCGGATCAGAACGCTCGCCGATGCAGGTGTTCCACTGGCCCGTATCGACGCGCTGCTGCACGCGCAGCCGACCGAATTCGCCGCGGCCATCACCGACATCGACGCCGAATTGCAGCGCAAGATCGACCAGCTCACCGAATACCGCCGTCGGATCGCTGAATTGGCAAGCGGCGAAAGGCTTGTCCTGCCTGCCGAGGTGGTCGCCATCCTGGACCGGATGCGCAGTCTCGGGGTCAGCGAATTGCGGGTACGACTCGAGCGCGACTCGTGGATCCTGATGCAGGCACTGGATCCGCCCGCCGTGCCGCAGCGGATACGGGACAAGAACGCCGCCTTCGACGACCCCGAGACGACGCGCCTGTATCTCGCCTGTGATCAATCCGTCGACTGGGATCCAGACGATCCACGCCTGGACCGGCTCATCGACGACTTGGACGCATGGGAGATCGAACACGAACGAGACAGCAGCCAGCCAGGGATCCTGAAGCTGGTCATTTCCCGGATCTCCGAGGCATCACCGGCATGGCATCGCATCCTCGATGCGCTCGCCCACCGCGCCAAGCGGCGCCGAACCGCCGGGCACGACAGCTGA
- a CDS encoding vWA domain-containing protein yields the protein MTRAILLRGVDLAAFAVAVVARLRRGGVAVAPSGPALFVQALRRMAPRSRTEFYWAARLTLVDRMQDLAAFDAVFATVFADAVLGVDPPSRTRRLPTERASAPSRGGRGQSRQEGGEAPWTTLQSATGADRSTDKGVALPDVLPSRFVARAQEPFARFDPDDLRTIGAWLEQASALWPQRSSRRYENHSHGKRIDFRATMNNSRRTGWESAVLVRTRPRRRPRRIVMICDVSRSMQPYSTIYLHLMRAAMQHRSPDRPEVFAFSTSLTRLTSVLAHCSPDVAVTRANDKVVDRYGGTHIGRCLGALLATPSGNAVRGAVVVIASDGWDSDTPDVLARAMARIQRRAWRVIWLNPRAGDSRFQPATGAMAAALPFCDIMMPAHTLEGMYAFTQALASA from the coding sequence ATGACACGAGCGATACTGCTGCGCGGCGTCGATCTGGCCGCATTCGCTGTCGCGGTGGTCGCGCGGCTGCGCCGTGGTGGCGTCGCGGTGGCGCCGAGCGGGCCCGCGCTGTTCGTGCAAGCCTTGCGCCGCATGGCTCCGCGGTCGCGCACCGAGTTCTACTGGGCTGCGCGGCTCACGCTCGTCGATCGCATGCAGGATCTCGCTGCCTTCGACGCGGTCTTCGCGACGGTGTTCGCCGACGCGGTGCTGGGCGTGGACCCGCCGAGCCGAACGCGCAGACTGCCGACCGAACGCGCGTCGGCACCGAGCAGGGGCGGTCGGGGGCAGTCTCGGCAAGAAGGGGGCGAAGCCCCGTGGACAACACTGCAATCAGCAACGGGTGCCGACCGATCGACCGACAAGGGTGTGGCGCTGCCGGACGTGCTGCCGAGCCGGTTCGTGGCACGAGCACAGGAACCGTTCGCCCGCTTCGATCCGGACGATCTGCGGACAATCGGGGCCTGGCTGGAGCAGGCGTCGGCGCTCTGGCCGCAGCGCAGCAGCAGGCGCTACGAAAACCATTCGCACGGCAAGCGGATCGACTTCCGGGCGACGATGAACAACTCCCGCCGCACCGGCTGGGAGTCGGCGGTGCTGGTCCGTACTCGTCCCCGGCGCCGCCCGCGCCGAATCGTCATGATCTGCGACGTCAGCCGCTCGATGCAGCCGTATTCGACGATCTACCTGCACCTGATGCGGGCCGCGATGCAACACCGTTCGCCCGATCGACCTGAGGTTTTCGCCTTCTCCACCTCGCTGACCAGGCTGACCTCGGTGCTGGCGCACTGTTCCCCAGATGTGGCGGTGACCCGGGCCAACGACAAGGTGGTTGACCGCTACGGTGGCACGCACATCGGCCGATGCCTCGGCGCGCTGCTCGCAACTCCGTCCGGTAATGCGGTGCGCGGCGCCGTAGTCGTCATCGCATCGGACGGCTGGGACAGCGACACCCCCGATGTCCTCGCCCGTGCGATGGCCCGGATCCAACGCCGGGCTTGGCGCGTCATCTGGCTCAATCCTCGTGCGGGCGACTCCCGATTCCAGCCTGCCACCGGTGCGATGGCGGCGGCTCTGCCGTTCTGCGACATCATGATGCCCGCGCACACGCTGGAGGGTATGTACGCGTTCACGCAAGCCCTTGCATCGGCCTGA
- a CDS encoding SRPBCC family protein: MKIANEFTVNAPVERAWEVLTDLEQVVPLMPGAQMVGWEGEHFLGRMKVRVGPVTSEFTGKANFVERDDHDHRAVINGSGRDSRGSGNAAATITTQLREDGDKTRVTVDTDLKIVGKLAQFGSGILQQVSEKLVGQFVTSLEAKLAAGDSAATEAVVGPGGRGMRPQPVAQPEQAPLDLVDLVGPAMIKKYAPTIAFVLAAALAIVLVRRRMRGKR; this comes from the coding sequence ATGAAGATCGCCAATGAGTTCACCGTCAACGCACCCGTCGAGCGGGCATGGGAGGTGCTGACCGACCTCGAACAGGTGGTCCCGCTCATGCCCGGCGCACAGATGGTGGGCTGGGAGGGAGAGCACTTCCTCGGCAGAATGAAGGTCAGAGTCGGCCCGGTGACCAGCGAATTCACCGGAAAGGCGAATTTCGTCGAGCGCGACGACCACGACCATCGCGCGGTGATCAACGGCAGCGGCCGGGATTCACGCGGATCCGGAAACGCAGCGGCGACCATCACCACGCAACTCCGCGAAGACGGCGACAAGACCCGCGTCACCGTGGACACCGACCTCAAGATTGTCGGCAAGCTTGCTCAATTCGGCAGCGGGATACTGCAGCAGGTGTCCGAGAAGCTGGTCGGTCAATTCGTCACATCCCTCGAAGCGAAACTCGCGGCGGGTGATTCGGCCGCCACGGAGGCGGTCGTCGGGCCGGGCGGCCGAGGGATGCGACCGCAACCGGTCGCGCAACCCGAGCAGGCACCGCTCGACCTCGTCGATCTGGTCGGGCCTGCGATGATCAAGAAGTATGCGCCGACGATCGCGTTCGTGCTGGCGGCCGCGCTCGCAATTGTCCTGGTACGCAGGCGAATGCGCGGGAAGCGATGA
- a CDS encoding AAA family ATPase: MMSPFDDVEDVVRRFDADDYLLDTGTAAAFYLATTLGRPLLLEGEPGVGKTTAAKTLATVLGAPLIRLQCYEGLTVSEALYDWNYQRQLLSIRLAEARGADLTEADLFTEAFLVNRPILRCVRYRGPTPPVLLVDEIDRADDEFEALLLEFLGEATVTVPELGTFVAEHPPLSVLTSNRSRDLHDALRRRCLYHWIDYPEPARAVAIVRRTVPGATDALIEHATRFVGRARDLDLDKPPGVAETIDWIAALATLDVADLAAPEAVTALSALAKTPDDRAAVHAAFVEYTQSLATG; this comes from the coding sequence ATGATGTCGCCGTTCGACGATGTCGAGGACGTGGTGCGACGATTCGACGCCGACGACTACCTGCTCGATACCGGGACCGCCGCCGCCTTCTATCTGGCCACCACGTTGGGTCGGCCGCTGCTACTGGAAGGCGAACCGGGAGTGGGCAAGACGACGGCGGCGAAGACCCTCGCCACCGTACTCGGTGCACCGCTGATACGCCTGCAGTGTTACGAGGGCCTCACCGTGAGCGAAGCGCTGTACGACTGGAATTACCAGCGTCAGCTGCTCAGCATCCGGCTCGCCGAGGCGCGCGGCGCCGACCTCACCGAAGCCGACCTGTTCACCGAGGCATTCCTGGTGAACCGCCCGATCCTGCGCTGTGTGCGATATCGCGGTCCGACGCCCCCGGTGCTGTTGGTCGACGAAATCGACCGCGCCGACGACGAATTCGAAGCTCTGCTGCTCGAATTCCTCGGTGAGGCCACGGTGACAGTTCCCGAGCTCGGGACCTTTGTCGCCGAGCACCCGCCGCTCTCGGTGCTGACCTCGAACCGCAGTCGCGACCTGCATGACGCGCTGCGTCGGCGCTGCCTCTACCACTGGATCGACTACCCGGAGCCGGCCCGCGCGGTGGCGATCGTGCGACGCACCGTGCCCGGGGCAACCGACGCGCTGATCGAGCACGCCACCCGATTCGTCGGCCGCGCCCGCGATCTCGATCTCGACAAGCCGCCCGGCGTCGCCGAGACCATCGACTGGATCGCCGCGCTGGCGACGCTCGACGTCGCCGATCTTGCCGCGCCGGAAGCGGTCACCGCGCTGAGCGCATTGGCGAAGACACCTGACGACCGCGCCGCCGTGCACGCGGCATTCGTCGAATACACCCAAAGCCTGGCTACCGGATGA
- a CDS encoding nucleotidyltransferase family protein, translating to MTIGFVTGVVLAAGTSQRLGTAKQLLPYRSTTVLGATLDAVRSCVFDQIIVTLGGAAAEVRQQVDLAGLEVVMADDFGSGCSSSLRSALSSVNPRAAGIVLMLGDQPGLSAATVDRLIAQGTTAAITVCRYHDGVGHPFWLSRSIFGELARLHGDKAVWKIIESGRVTVSRLDVDAPMPLDVDTWDDYERLRATASP from the coding sequence ATGACAATCGGGTTCGTCACCGGAGTCGTACTCGCCGCGGGAACCTCACAGCGTCTCGGCACCGCAAAACAGCTACTGCCGTACCGGAGTACGACGGTTCTCGGCGCCACCCTCGACGCGGTGCGATCCTGCGTTTTCGATCAGATCATCGTCACCCTCGGCGGCGCAGCGGCGGAGGTCCGGCAGCAGGTCGATCTCGCCGGGCTGGAGGTGGTCATGGCCGACGACTTCGGTTCTGGCTGCTCGTCGTCGTTGCGTTCGGCCCTGAGCTCGGTGAATCCCCGGGCCGCCGGAATCGTTCTGATGCTCGGTGATCAACCGGGTCTGTCGGCGGCGACCGTCGACCGACTGATCGCCCAGGGAACAACCGCCGCGATCACGGTCTGCCGCTACCACGACGGCGTCGGGCATCCATTCTGGCTGAGCCGCAGCATATTCGGCGAGCTGGCCCGATTGCACGGCGACAAGGCCGTGTGGAAGATCATCGAGTCGGGCCGCGTCACGGTGTCACGACTCGACGTCGACGCACCGATGCCCTTGGACGTGGACACCTGGGACGACTACGAGCGCCTGCGCGCCACGGCGTCACCATGA